A portion of the Micromonospora tarapacensis genome contains these proteins:
- a CDS encoding Fur family transcriptional regulator, translating into MSESGTAVRNTRQRTAVSALLAEVAGFHSAQDLHAMLRERGERVGLTTVYRTLQNLADAGEIDVMRPPGGEHLYRRCSEGHHHHLVCRSCGRTVEVAGPTVESWADRVAAQHGFTDVSHTLEIFGSCPDCAR; encoded by the coding sequence ATGAGCGAGAGTGGTACCGCCGTCCGCAACACGCGCCAGCGCACCGCCGTGAGCGCCCTGCTGGCCGAGGTGGCGGGCTTCCACAGCGCCCAGGACCTGCACGCGATGCTGCGCGAGCGCGGCGAACGGGTCGGGTTGACCACGGTCTACCGGACGTTGCAGAACCTGGCCGACGCGGGTGAGATCGACGTGATGCGGCCACCGGGTGGCGAGCACCTCTACCGCCGGTGCAGCGAGGGGCATCACCACCACCTGGTCTGCCGGTCCTGCGGGCGGACGGTCGAGGTCGCCGGGCCGACGGTGGAGTCCTGGGCCGACCGGGTCGCCGCGCAGCACGGCTTCACCGACGTCAGTCACACCCTGGAGATCTTCGGCAGCTGCCCCGACTGTGCCCGCTGA
- a CDS encoding ArsR/SmtB family transcription factor, with amino-acid sequence MTSGSGYDAYEGASELLRALSAPIRLAIVSELAGGERCVHELVDKLGVAQPLVSQHLRVLRGAGVVRGSRRGREIAYTLVDEHVAHIVADAVSHAGEGS; translated from the coding sequence ATGACCAGCGGATCCGGCTACGATGCCTACGAGGGTGCCAGTGAGCTTCTGCGCGCCCTGTCGGCGCCGATCCGGCTGGCCATCGTCAGCGAGCTGGCCGGCGGTGAGCGTTGCGTGCACGAACTGGTCGACAAGCTCGGAGTCGCACAGCCGCTGGTCTCCCAGCATCTGCGGGTGCTCCGTGGCGCTGGCGTGGTCCGTGGTTCCCGGCGAGGCCGGGAGATCGCGTACACCCTGGTCGACGAGCACGTCGCGCACATCGTGGCCGACGCGGTCAGCCACGCCGGGGAGGGATCATGA
- a CDS encoding adenylate/guanylate cyclase domain-containing protein encodes MTRQQGWSAQCRGCRTVNPDEAQYCIACAAPLAADSGNVGLRTVSVVFVDLARSTELAGQFSTEAWSGLLTRYFALVGECLAAHGGRVEKFIGDAVVAVFGVDSASQEDAHSAVLAARAAVAAVDREASRMVGGRGVSLSIRLGVASGRVAVSEHRNSSFAIGRTLNRAARLQATATDGEVAVDLRTWLLVRDRFETTRLPDVRAKGFTEPLSAWRVGEESPPRRPDSSPFVDRADLTETFREMVRAGVTGGCSVVIEIIGEAGIGKSRLVEHVLTEFATEAACLVLPTTTTEQESYALWPLYQMLASLAPLGGEPDPVSGGGTSSVQTRVELHWRIRQLLTETARHRPLLLVLENRERFAHPLAALVDDLAAAPVDAALVLITTGRGPDQSRAPDNPSRSLRVGPLPHEHAYALFGALAGDVSAHTVGDRTGELVQLSGGNPLYLEQIALLMKEVVEDGDLIPPTAEAVIGERLDRLAAGDRLLIARLAALGQEFPAVALDMIEGATGPGLERLLDVGLLAFGEQTGVLRFAAPAVAEVAYRRLGARDRAAIHTRIAQETRGRLDAEPAAVEILAAHADRAHRAWQEIDPMAAEAVRAAQAAAQAFVGAARFAAAGCELQAATDFLARARLLCPAGGDGAEVASVEAYVALSRGDPAEAIRLGEEAAGRAGERGRYGAAAHLFLTTAIARMVRDGAVDLAALRRGSAMAQRSGDPGALARASLVAGLAHTDRGDYASADRAFTEAVARVRGTPVSYGVAEIYGNHALTLAYSDRPAGEALVTVTDVYREVAATPVLRAAVGCPLALLRHMTDDAGAAWEVLAESEQLLRQLDHVAGLASLAEFEAVLRLRDGDVAGVLAALGSAVRGFQAVGLTADAQRVRLKADLIAGRIGPGTPPPGPTDPRDWRMSSLGLLHRAVREAGAGDRESAARALFRAARVIKGIAGAGAVIEPLLTVVRVAGGLLDADLVQDVRRQLADAAQVKGDRLVARSLAGPPPVARNGSEGGK; translated from the coding sequence GTGACACGGCAGCAGGGATGGTCGGCGCAGTGCCGGGGTTGCCGGACGGTGAACCCCGACGAGGCCCAGTACTGCATCGCCTGCGCGGCGCCGCTGGCCGCCGACTCCGGCAACGTCGGCCTGCGTACCGTGTCGGTGGTCTTCGTGGACCTGGCCCGGTCCACCGAGCTGGCGGGACAGTTCAGCACCGAGGCGTGGAGTGGGCTGCTCACCCGCTACTTCGCCCTGGTGGGAGAGTGCCTCGCCGCCCACGGGGGGCGGGTCGAGAAGTTCATCGGGGACGCGGTCGTCGCCGTCTTCGGGGTCGACTCGGCCAGCCAGGAGGACGCCCACTCCGCCGTCCTGGCGGCCCGCGCGGCGGTCGCCGCGGTCGACCGGGAGGCGTCCCGGATGGTCGGCGGTCGCGGTGTCAGCCTGTCGATCCGGCTGGGCGTGGCGTCGGGCCGGGTGGCGGTCAGCGAGCATCGCAACTCCTCGTTCGCGATCGGCCGGACGCTCAACCGGGCCGCCCGGTTGCAGGCAACCGCCACGGACGGGGAGGTCGCCGTCGACCTGCGTACCTGGCTGCTGGTTCGGGACCGGTTCGAGACCACGAGACTGCCCGATGTGCGGGCCAAGGGGTTCACGGAGCCGCTGTCGGCCTGGCGGGTCGGCGAGGAGTCGCCACCCCGCCGCCCCGACTCCAGCCCGTTCGTCGACCGGGCCGACCTGACGGAGACGTTCCGGGAGATGGTTCGCGCGGGGGTGACCGGCGGGTGCTCCGTGGTCATCGAGATCATCGGTGAGGCGGGCATCGGCAAGAGCCGGCTGGTGGAACACGTCCTCACCGAGTTCGCCACCGAGGCGGCGTGCCTCGTGCTGCCCACCACGACGACGGAACAGGAGAGCTACGCTCTCTGGCCGCTCTACCAGATGCTGGCCAGCCTGGCACCGCTCGGCGGGGAGCCGGACCCGGTGTCGGGCGGCGGGACCAGCAGCGTGCAGACCCGGGTGGAGCTGCACTGGCGGATCCGTCAACTGCTCACCGAGACCGCCCGGCACCGGCCGCTGCTGCTCGTCCTGGAGAACCGTGAGCGGTTCGCCCATCCGCTCGCCGCGCTGGTCGACGACCTCGCCGCCGCGCCGGTCGACGCAGCGCTGGTGCTGATCACCACCGGCCGTGGCCCGGACCAGTCCCGGGCGCCGGACAACCCGAGCCGGTCGCTGCGGGTGGGACCCCTGCCGCACGAGCACGCGTACGCGCTCTTCGGTGCGCTGGCCGGCGACGTCTCGGCGCACACCGTCGGGGACCGCACCGGAGAACTGGTGCAGCTCTCCGGCGGCAACCCGCTCTACCTGGAGCAGATCGCCCTGCTCATGAAGGAGGTCGTCGAGGACGGGGACCTGATCCCGCCGACGGCGGAGGCGGTGATCGGGGAGCGTCTGGACCGCCTGGCGGCCGGGGACCGGCTCCTGATCGCCCGGCTCGCGGCGCTGGGCCAGGAGTTCCCGGCGGTCGCCCTGGACATGATCGAGGGAGCTACCGGGCCGGGGCTGGAACGGCTGCTCGACGTGGGTCTGCTCGCGTTCGGCGAGCAGACCGGTGTGCTGCGCTTCGCCGCGCCGGCCGTGGCGGAGGTGGCGTACCGGCGGTTGGGAGCGCGGGACCGCGCCGCCATCCACACCCGGATCGCCCAGGAGACCCGCGGTCGCCTCGATGCCGAACCGGCGGCGGTGGAGATCCTCGCGGCGCACGCGGACCGGGCGCACCGGGCGTGGCAGGAGATCGACCCGATGGCTGCGGAGGCGGTACGCGCCGCCCAGGCCGCCGCCCAGGCGTTCGTCGGCGCCGCCCGGTTCGCCGCGGCGGGCTGTGAGTTGCAGGCGGCCACCGACTTCCTGGCCCGGGCGCGGCTGCTGTGTCCAGCGGGCGGGGACGGTGCGGAGGTGGCCTCGGTCGAGGCGTACGTGGCGCTGTCCCGGGGGGATCCGGCCGAGGCGATCCGGCTCGGTGAGGAGGCCGCCGGACGAGCGGGGGAACGGGGGCGGTACGGCGCCGCCGCACACCTGTTCCTGACGACGGCCATCGCCCGGATGGTCCGCGACGGTGCGGTGGACCTCGCGGCCCTGCGTCGGGGCAGCGCGATGGCGCAGCGGTCCGGCGACCCGGGTGCGCTGGCCCGGGCGTCGCTGGTCGCCGGTCTGGCACACACCGACCGGGGTGACTACGCGTCGGCCGACCGGGCCTTCACCGAGGCGGTGGCGCGGGTGCGGGGCACGCCCGTCTCCTACGGAGTCGCCGAGATCTACGGCAACCACGCCCTGACGTTGGCCTACTCGGATCGGCCGGCGGGGGAGGCGCTCGTCACCGTCACCGATGTCTACCGGGAGGTCGCCGCCACGCCGGTGCTGCGCGCGGCGGTCGGCTGCCCGCTGGCCCTGTTGCGGCACATGACCGACGACGCCGGGGCGGCCTGGGAGGTGCTCGCCGAGTCGGAGCAGTTGCTGCGCCAACTCGACCACGTCGCGGGCCTCGCCTCGCTGGCGGAGTTCGAGGCGGTCCTTCGGCTGCGCGACGGTGACGTGGCCGGGGTGCTGGCGGCGCTCGGCTCCGCCGTACGGGGATTCCAGGCGGTCGGCCTGACGGCGGACGCGCAGCGGGTGCGACTGAAAGCAGATCTGATCGCCGGCCGGATCGGTCCGGGGACGCCGCCGCCGGGCCCGACCGATCCGCGTGACTGGCGGATGTCGAGCCTGGGACTGCTGCACCGAGCCGTACGGGAGGCCGGAGCGGGTGACCGGGAGTCCGCCGCCCGCGCGCTGTTCCGGGCCGCGCGGGTGATCAAGGGTATCGCCGGCGCGGGCGCGGTCATCGAACCACTGTTGACGGTGGTCCGGGTCGCCGGCGGTCTCCTGGATGCCGACCTCGTCCAGGACGTACGCCGGCAGCTCGCCGATGCCGCGCAGGTCAAGGGCGACCGGCTGGTCGCGCGTTCGTTGGCCGGCCCGCCGCCGGTGGCCCGAAACGGAAGCGAAGGCGGGAAATGA
- a CDS encoding iron-containing redox enzyme family protein, giving the protein MTRQLSASRRLLVKLDLVVPGMMAHLQRLWAQPDQRAVYLSWLAATHCMIRSTVPLMLLATQRCLQAPDPLTQGLARYFAKHIREEFGHDEWVLEDYAAAGGDPAQVRDVNPSAGVAALVGAQYYWIEHRHPVALLGHIAVLEGNPPNPRLVDKLCASTGLPAEAFRTLERHASLDVRHRRELHEALDRLPLEPWHEALILSSALHTVHAICDVVDEVLGSAPSLVSVSRAA; this is encoded by the coding sequence ATGACTCGGCAACTGTCGGCCAGCCGCCGCCTGCTGGTGAAGCTCGACCTGGTGGTACCGGGCATGATGGCGCACCTGCAGCGCCTGTGGGCACAGCCCGACCAGCGGGCCGTCTACCTGTCCTGGTTGGCGGCCACCCACTGCATGATCCGGTCCACGGTTCCGTTGATGCTGCTGGCGACCCAGCGTTGCCTGCAGGCACCGGACCCGCTCACCCAGGGCCTCGCCCGCTACTTCGCCAAGCACATCCGGGAGGAGTTCGGGCACGACGAATGGGTGCTGGAGGACTACGCGGCGGCGGGCGGTGATCCGGCGCAGGTGCGCGACGTCAACCCCTCGGCCGGCGTGGCGGCGCTGGTGGGCGCGCAGTACTACTGGATCGAGCACCGCCACCCGGTCGCCCTGCTCGGCCACATCGCGGTGCTGGAGGGCAACCCCCCGAACCCGCGGCTGGTCGACAAGCTGTGCGCCAGCACGGGACTGCCCGCCGAGGCATTCCGGACGCTGGAGCGGCACGCCTCCCTCGACGTCCGGCACCGGCGCGAACTGCACGAGGCCCTCGACCGGCTTCCCCTGGAGCCGTGGCACGAGGCGCTCATCCTCAGCAGCGCACTGCACACCGTGCACGCCATCTGCGACGTGGTCGACGAGGTGCTCGGCAGCGCCCCGTCCCTGGTTTCGGTCTCTCGCGCGGCATGA
- a CDS encoding MFS transporter: MNALKPLRSANYRRLFFSTATSATGDWLDFVAVLVLVTVVWRHGATGLAVVGVSIAAPQLLAPLVGVLVDRRSPRVVMVTADIARGVLTAAMFLSPNLAFLAILLALRSLSATAFLPAQQRALKAAVPQENLLAANALTQTMVQTVKIVGPAVGGLFIAFVEPRNIILVNALTYFLSALILIGLVIPRPQRVEGPSGYLRELVEGVRFVGRTSALRMVVAVLAVTVFMVFLYDAMTPLAVRALGLDPSYIGYLVAAVGFGGVVGAVVVGQWGDRFRPFLIIAAAQVIVGAVVVVLGVSIAASLRAPGAVWLGAVFLIGVASAGVLVPYPYIVQSSTPDHLLGRVWTATAVVPTILQVLAPMVAAALVPLIGLGPLFAIAGAGLLVIAVVTAIRQRGLDIGPAEPPVPDQAVPDQAVPESAEPAATVVGQPAAPAGEAMTDR; the protein is encoded by the coding sequence ATGAACGCATTGAAGCCGCTGCGCTCGGCCAACTATCGGCGCCTTTTCTTCAGCACGGCGACTTCCGCCACCGGCGACTGGCTGGATTTCGTCGCGGTCCTCGTTCTCGTCACCGTGGTGTGGCGACACGGCGCCACCGGGCTCGCCGTGGTCGGCGTGTCCATCGCCGCTCCCCAACTCCTTGCGCCGCTTGTCGGTGTGCTGGTCGACCGGCGGTCACCGCGCGTGGTCATGGTCACCGCGGACATCGCCCGAGGGGTGCTCACGGCGGCCATGTTCCTGTCGCCGAACCTCGCCTTTCTGGCAATTCTGCTGGCCCTACGATCGCTCAGTGCCACCGCATTCCTGCCGGCCCAGCAACGTGCGCTCAAGGCTGCCGTTCCGCAGGAGAATCTGCTGGCCGCCAATGCGTTGACCCAGACGATGGTGCAGACCGTAAAAATTGTCGGGCCGGCTGTCGGTGGTCTGTTCATCGCATTCGTGGAACCCCGCAACATCATTCTCGTGAACGCGTTGACGTACTTCCTCAGCGCACTCATCCTCATCGGCCTGGTGATCCCCCGCCCGCAGCGGGTCGAGGGGCCGAGCGGATACCTCAGGGAACTCGTCGAGGGGGTCCGCTTCGTGGGCCGCACCTCCGCGTTGCGCATGGTGGTCGCCGTCCTGGCGGTGACGGTGTTCATGGTCTTCCTCTACGACGCGATGACTCCGCTCGCGGTGCGCGCGCTGGGACTCGATCCGTCGTACATCGGCTACCTGGTGGCCGCGGTCGGTTTCGGCGGGGTCGTGGGCGCCGTGGTGGTCGGGCAGTGGGGTGACCGGTTCCGGCCATTCCTGATCATCGCCGCGGCGCAGGTGATCGTCGGAGCGGTGGTGGTGGTGCTGGGTGTCTCCATCGCGGCCAGCCTGCGCGCTCCCGGCGCGGTCTGGCTCGGCGCGGTCTTCCTGATCGGCGTGGCGAGCGCCGGGGTGCTCGTGCCGTACCCGTACATCGTGCAGTCCTCCACCCCCGACCATCTGCTGGGGCGCGTCTGGACGGCGACCGCCGTGGTGCCGACGATCCTGCAGGTGCTGGCGCCGATGGTGGCAGCGGCGCTCGTGCCGCTGATCGGGCTCGGTCCGCTCTTCGCCATCGCCGGAGCCGGCCTGCTGGTGATCGCCGTCGTGACCGCGATCCGCCAGCGAGGGCTGGACATCGGGCCGGCGGAACCGCCCGTCCCGGATCAGGCCGTCCCGGATCAGGCCGTCCCGGAGTCGGCGGAGCCGGCGGCGACCGTGGTCGGACAACCCGCAGCACCGGCGGGTGAGGCGATGACCGACCGCTGA
- a CDS encoding radical SAM protein yields MIRRLTHQETEALRAQPGRTVLLMVTDRCPVGCGHCSVDSRPDSPTVTDYELYEEVLAGIAASPTVEVVAISGGEPFADRRALQLAVSRFRAAGLSVVIFTSGYWAGGRRCQPWIERILAETSTVVLSTDSFHQGTVARQRFAQAAGFISRAGCRLVVQALDEADQLDGVRDTLVDLYGPDWPAHADLVTIPPLPHGRGQLVFQVTTRRPADQLPPCRLTRSPTVRYDGVVVPCCNERVVMGAGPAALRRRIADRYELLDVLDENWRSPVLAAVGAARPHLFAAAPGLADLASDRFESICGPCWRIHEEVDRSDRTRAVVAAIGNAYGGDRK; encoded by the coding sequence GTGATCCGCCGACTGACCCATCAGGAGACCGAGGCGCTGCGCGCCCAGCCCGGCCGGACGGTCCTGCTCATGGTCACCGATCGCTGCCCGGTCGGCTGCGGGCACTGCTCCGTGGACTCGCGTCCGGACAGCCCCACCGTCACCGACTACGAGTTGTACGAGGAGGTGCTCGCCGGCATCGCCGCGTCGCCGACCGTGGAGGTGGTGGCGATCTCCGGCGGGGAACCCTTCGCCGACCGTCGGGCGCTGCAACTCGCGGTCAGCCGGTTCCGCGCGGCCGGGTTGAGTGTCGTGATCTTCACCAGCGGCTACTGGGCCGGTGGCCGGCGGTGCCAACCCTGGATCGAGCGGATCCTCGCCGAGACCTCGACGGTGGTGCTCAGCACGGACAGCTTCCATCAGGGCACGGTCGCGCGGCAGCGGTTCGCCCAGGCGGCGGGCTTCATCAGCCGGGCCGGCTGCCGGCTGGTGGTGCAGGCGCTGGACGAGGCGGACCAGCTCGACGGCGTCCGGGACACCCTCGTCGACCTGTACGGCCCGGACTGGCCGGCGCACGCCGACCTGGTCACCATCCCGCCGCTGCCGCACGGGCGCGGGCAACTGGTCTTCCAGGTGACCACCCGCCGGCCCGCCGACCAACTGCCGCCCTGCCGGCTCACCCGGTCGCCGACGGTTCGCTACGACGGGGTCGTGGTGCCCTGCTGCAACGAGCGGGTGGTGATGGGTGCCGGTCCGGCGGCGCTGCGGCGGCGGATCGCCGACCGGTACGAGCTGCTCGACGTACTCGACGAGAACTGGCGTTCGCCGGTCCTGGCCGCGGTCGGCGCGGCCCGGCCGCACCTCTTCGCCGCCGCCCCCGGCCTGGCGGACCTGGCCAGCGACCGCTTCGAGTCGATCTGCGGGCCGTGCTGGCGGATCCACGAGGAGGTCGACCGTTCGGACCGGACGAGAGCCGTCGTGGCCGCCATCGGAAATGCCTACGGAGGGGATCGGAAATGA
- a CDS encoding radical SAM protein yields MHLVEILERRTRPAAGVLMALTRRCPLSCSHCSTNSMISSEEYPDQPFRNLVDSFTPQCRPDLVYLSGGEALLRAELVRYLAAGTRRAGGRTVLLSGMYFARDGRQIPRAVREAIASVDHFTASLDEFHEREVSRAEVFAAMHRIRRWVPAVSFQLTGLDDEDPYLAGLVRDVRAEFADEVPILVDHVNPRGRAQRFVSEQEEVLIPGAVIPCGLAAWPLVHYEGTVFACCAQDVVARHRPEHLVLGHAETDPWPVIRERALHSPMLRAIRLAGPLHVESLFAAAPSGSPSYCGTCVALAGDPGIAPAVERYLDTEAGAGLELVGGLMTQRAGADGFARRLGAPRYSELVTLGREAP; encoded by the coding sequence ATGCACCTGGTGGAGATCCTGGAACGCCGTACCCGGCCGGCGGCCGGCGTGCTGATGGCGCTGACCCGCCGCTGCCCGCTGTCGTGCAGCCACTGCTCCACCAACTCGATGATCAGCAGTGAGGAGTATCCGGACCAGCCGTTCCGGAACCTGGTCGACTCCTTCACCCCGCAGTGCCGGCCGGACCTGGTCTACCTCTCCGGCGGGGAGGCGCTGCTCCGGGCCGAACTGGTCCGCTACCTGGCGGCCGGTACGCGGCGGGCCGGTGGCCGTACCGTCCTGCTCTCCGGGATGTACTTCGCCCGCGACGGGCGGCAGATCCCGCGGGCGGTGCGCGAGGCGATCGCGTCCGTCGACCACTTCACCGCGAGCCTGGACGAGTTCCACGAGCGGGAGGTGAGCCGGGCCGAGGTCTTCGCGGCCATGCACCGGATCCGTCGGTGGGTTCCCGCGGTGAGCTTCCAGCTCACCGGGCTGGACGACGAGGATCCCTACCTCGCCGGTCTGGTCCGCGACGTGCGCGCCGAGTTCGCCGACGAGGTCCCGATCCTGGTCGACCACGTCAACCCGCGCGGCCGGGCACAGCGCTTCGTCAGCGAGCAGGAGGAGGTGCTGATACCCGGCGCGGTCATCCCGTGCGGCCTGGCGGCCTGGCCGCTGGTCCACTACGAGGGGACGGTCTTCGCCTGTTGCGCACAGGACGTCGTCGCACGGCACCGCCCCGAGCACCTCGTCCTCGGCCACGCGGAGACCGATCCATGGCCGGTCATCCGCGAACGGGCCCTGCACAGCCCGATGCTGCGGGCCATCCGCCTGGCCGGTCCGTTGCACGTCGAGAGCCTCTTCGCCGCGGCACCGTCGGGGTCGCCCAGCTACTGCGGAACCTGCGTCGCCCTGGCCGGCGATCCGGGGATCGCCCCCGCCGTCGAGCGCTACCTGGACACCGAGGCCGGTGCCGGCCTGGAACTGGTCGGCGGGCTGATGACGCAGCGCGCCGGCGCCGACGGCTTCGCCCGCCGGCTCGGCGCCCCCAGGTACAGCGAACTGGTCACCCTCGGTCGGGAGGCGCCGTGA
- a CDS encoding acyl-CoA dehydrogenase family protein, giving the protein MAIAENHRSPATDGRGADPPSAAGRVSDQAAGQVSEKEARQVAEGARQTTWDRPSFGKELFLGRLRLDLIDPWPRPDPADQARAEDFLGRLREFVSSEVDGAAIDRDARIPDEVFQGLARLGAFGMKIDREYGGLGLSNLHYCRALMLAGSISPAIGALLSAHQSIGVPQPLKMFGSEEQKQRFLPRLAAGEVSAFLLTEPDVGSDPARLATTAEPTPDGTGYRLNGVKLWATNGTVATQLVVMARVPKGEGRRGGITAFVVDGDAEGITVERRNAFVGLRGLENSLTRFHDVFVPKENVIGGEGKGLRIALSTLTTGRLSLPAMCVGAGKWALNVAREWSADRVQWGRPVGEHEAVAQKLSFIAATTYGMETMLDLCCLLADDDRNDIRIEAALVKLYASEMAWRIADELVQIRGGRGYETADSLAARGERPAAVEQILRDLRINRIFEGSTEIMHLLIAREAVDAHLSVAGDIIDPDAGLGRKAKAGARAGAFYARWLPTLAVGRGQQPTGYAEFGPLAGHLRAVERASRKLARSTFYAMSRWQGRMERKQAFLGRLVDIGAELFAMSAVCVRAHAEREARPENVELADLFCRQARVRVDALFTALWENTDSIDVVAAKRILAGRYAALEEGVVTPPDDLPWVAPWTPGPSTVTDDARRRIPHPLTHPTP; this is encoded by the coding sequence GTGGCCATCGCCGAGAATCACCGTTCGCCAGCCACCGACGGTCGTGGTGCCGACCCGCCGAGCGCCGCGGGCCGGGTCTCCGACCAGGCCGCGGGCCAGGTTTCCGAGAAGGAGGCCCGCCAGGTCGCCGAGGGTGCCCGGCAGACTACCTGGGACCGGCCCAGCTTCGGCAAGGAACTCTTCCTGGGCCGGCTGCGGCTCGACCTGATCGACCCGTGGCCCCGGCCGGACCCGGCCGACCAGGCGCGGGCCGAGGATTTCCTCGGCCGGCTCCGCGAGTTCGTCAGCTCCGAGGTGGACGGCGCGGCGATCGACCGGGACGCGCGCATTCCCGACGAGGTGTTCCAGGGCCTGGCCCGGCTGGGCGCCTTCGGCATGAAGATCGACCGGGAGTACGGCGGGCTGGGGCTCAGCAACCTGCACTACTGCCGGGCGCTGATGCTGGCCGGCTCGATCAGCCCGGCGATCGGCGCGCTGCTCTCGGCGCACCAGTCGATCGGCGTACCCCAGCCGTTGAAGATGTTCGGCAGCGAGGAGCAGAAGCAGCGCTTCCTGCCGCGGCTGGCGGCCGGCGAGGTCTCCGCGTTCCTGCTCACCGAGCCCGACGTCGGCTCCGACCCGGCGCGGTTGGCGACCACTGCGGAGCCGACTCCCGACGGCACGGGTTACCGGCTCAACGGCGTCAAGCTGTGGGCCACCAACGGCACCGTGGCCACCCAGTTGGTGGTGATGGCCCGGGTGCCGAAGGGCGAGGGCCGCCGGGGCGGCATCACCGCGTTCGTCGTCGACGGGGACGCCGAGGGCATCACCGTCGAACGGCGCAACGCCTTCGTCGGCCTGCGCGGCCTGGAGAACAGCCTCACCCGCTTCCACGACGTCTTCGTGCCGAAGGAGAACGTGATCGGCGGTGAGGGCAAGGGTCTCCGGATCGCCCTCAGCACGCTGACCACCGGCCGGTTGTCGTTGCCGGCGATGTGCGTCGGCGCCGGCAAGTGGGCGTTGAACGTGGCCCGCGAGTGGTCCGCCGACCGGGTCCAGTGGGGCCGGCCGGTGGGGGAGCACGAGGCCGTCGCCCAGAAGCTCTCGTTCATCGCCGCGACCACGTACGGCATGGAGACCATGCTCGACCTCTGTTGCCTGCTCGCCGATGACGACCGCAACGACATCCGGATCGAGGCGGCGCTGGTGAAGCTCTACGCCAGCGAGATGGCGTGGCGGATCGCCGACGAACTGGTCCAGATCCGGGGTGGCCGGGGGTACGAAACCGCCGATTCGCTCGCCGCCCGGGGGGAGCGCCCGGCCGCCGTCGAGCAGATCCTGCGCGACCTGCGGATCAACCGGATCTTCGAGGGATCCACCGAGATCATGCATCTGCTCATCGCCCGCGAGGCGGTGGACGCGCACCTCTCCGTCGCCGGGGACATCATCGACCCCGACGCCGGGCTCGGCCGCAAGGCGAAGGCCGGTGCGCGGGCCGGTGCGTTCTACGCCCGGTGGCTGCCGACCCTCGCCGTCGGCAGGGGGCAGCAGCCCACCGGGTACGCCGAGTTCGGTCCGCTCGCCGGGCACCTGCGTGCCGTGGAGCGTGCCTCGCGGAAGCTGGCCCGGTCCACCTTCTACGCGATGTCCCGCTGGCAGGGCCGGATGGAGCGCAAGCAGGCGTTCCTCGGTCGGCTGGTGGACATCGGAGCCGAGCTGTTCGCGATGAGCGCGGTCTGCGTACGTGCCCACGCCGAGCGGGAGGCGCGACCGGAAAACGTCGAGCTTGCCGACCTGTTCTGCCGCCAGGCCCGGGTCCGGGTCGACGCGCTGTTCACCGCCCTGTGGGAGAACACCGACTCGATCGACGTGGTGGCGGCCAAGCGGATCCTCGCCGGCCGCTACGCCGCACTCGAGGAGGGTGTGGTCACCCCGCCCGACGATCTGCCCTGGGTGGCCCCCTGGACCCCTGGCCCGTCCACGGTCACCGACGACGCCCGCCGCCGCATCCCCCACCCCCTGACCCACCCCACCCCCTGA
- a CDS encoding aroma-sacti cluster domain-containing protein has product MADIAALRALGIAPDQLQPEYREVLESLTEDEVRVLSQLKQRMDSVGDVEGHGDGGVFW; this is encoded by the coding sequence ATGGCGGACATCGCAGCGCTCCGCGCGCTGGGTATCGCCCCCGACCAGCTCCAGCCCGAGTACCGGGAGGTCCTCGAGTCGCTGACCGAGGATGAGGTGCGGGTGCTTTCCCAGCTCAAGCAGCGGATGGACAGTGTCGGCGACGTCGAGGGTCACGGTGACGGCGGGGTGTTCTGGTGA